The window CGGGACAAGCAGGCGCGGTACATGGCCTCGTCGGGCTCCCCGGGCTGACGTCTCACAGCAGCAGGGTCAGGGCAGTCATGGCGACGTGCGTCAGGGCGTGCGCCACCATGGCGCTTTCCAGGGACCGGCGGGTGAAGAGCAGGCCGTAGACGACGCCACCCACGGCATTGAGCAGCACGGTGCGGGCCACGATGGCGGGCGTGAGCGGCACCAGGGCCGCCACCGCGCCCAGGTGGCCGATCCCGAACAGCACGGCGACCATCACCACGGCCGTCAGGATGACCGCGCGGGTCGGCCGGACGGAGTGCCGCTGAAACACCCGCCAAAACCCCACGGTGAGGACCGAGACGAGCGCCCAGCGCATCTGAAGTTCCTCGCCTATGCCGCCGTACAGCATTCCGCCCATGGTGACGGCCAGCGTGCGCTCCTGCCCGGCCGCCGCGCGGGCCCAGGCGTCGCCCAGCAGCGGGCCGGTCAGGCGGTCCAGCGCGACGATCACCGCGCCGGTCAACAGGCCCGGCAGCAGGGCAGCGCGGGTGTCCGCGCGCAGGGCCGCCCAGTCGCGGTCCACCAGTCGGCTGCGGAATCCGGCGCGCGGCGCGGCCCAGGCGCCCGCGGCCACACTCAGGGCGACCAGCATGGTCAGCTGCGCGGCGGTGACGGCCAGCAGGGTGGCCATCGGCGGGGCGCCCGGCGTCCGTTCGGTGAGCGGGCCGAGCATGGCCGGCAGGGTCGGGAGCAGGCCCAGCACGGCCGCCAGCCCCAGGGGAAGCAGGGTCAGCAGGGCGCGCGGCAGGTGGCGGGAGACAGGGGCGGGCAGTGGAGTCTGGGTCATGACGGAACCTTCAGGCTGGGGAAGGGGCGGGGGACGTTCAGGCGGGGAGGGCCGGCGGGCGCCACATGCGGCGGTCCAGCGGGTACCACATCAGGTGCGTCACGGCGTGACCCAGGACGGCGGCCAGC is drawn from Deinococcus ficus and contains these coding sequences:
- a CDS encoding CPBP family intramembrane glutamic endopeptidase, coding for MTQTPLPAPVSRHLPRALLTLLPLGLAAVLGLLPTLPAMLGPLTERTPGAPPMATLLAVTAAQLTMLVALSVAAGAWAAPRAGFRSRLVDRDWAALRADTRAALLPGLLTGAVIVALDRLTGPLLGDAWARAAAGQERTLAVTMGGMLYGGIGEELQMRWALVSVLTVGFWRVFQRHSVRPTRAVILTAVVMVAVLFGIGHLGAVAALVPLTPAIVARTVLLNAVGGVVYGLLFTRRSLESAMVAHALTHVAMTALTLLL